One genomic window of Cannabis sativa cultivar Pink pepper isolate KNU-18-1 chromosome 2, ASM2916894v1, whole genome shotgun sequence includes the following:
- the LOC115720792 gene encoding phospholipase A(1) LCAT3 isoform X1: MMGGFSFFQCFGNGSFDDDPPQLDPVLLISGIGGSILHSKGKKLGLETRVWVRILLADLEFKKKVWSIYNPQTGYTESLDKDTQLLVPEDDYGLYAIDILDPSPVIKCLHVTDVYYFHNMIEMLIKFGYKKGTTLFGYGYDFRQSNRIDKLMEGLKVKLETAYKASGGRKVNIISHSMGGLLVSCFLSLHNDVFAKYVNKWICIACPFQGAPGCINDSLLTGLQFVEGLESFFFVSRWTMHQLLIECPSIYEMLANPDFNWKRQPLIHVWRKQSKDDETSVELESFDPVESINLFEDALRKNELDFDGKKIALPFNYAILKWASNTRQVLNNAKLPDGVSFYSIYGTSFETPFDVCYGSKTSPIEDLSEICHTLPEYSFVNGDGTVPAESAMADGFEAVQRVGIPATHRQVLQDESVFKLIQKWLELDQKVVNKHSKTSRVADASSSNI; the protein is encoded by the exons ATGATGGGCGGTTTTTCATTTTTCCAATGTTTCGGTAACGGGAGCTTCGATGATGACCCACCTCAACTGGACCCGGTTCTCCTCATCTCCGGCATTGGAGGCTCTATTCTCCACTCCAAGGGGAAAAAACTTGGACTTGAGACTCGGGTTTGGGTACGGATCCTATTGGCGGACTTGGAGTTCAAGAAGAAAGTTTGGTCTATCTATAATCCCCAAACAG GTTATACTGAATCATTAGATAAAGATACCCAACTGCTGGTACCTGAAGATGACTATGGCCTATATGCAATTGACATTCTAGATCCATCTCCG gTTATAAAATGCTTACATGTCACAGATGTCTACTATTTTCATAATATGATTGAAATGCTTATAAAATTTGGGTACAAGAAGGGAACCACGTTGTTTGGATATGGTTATGATTTCAGACAAAGCAATCG AATTGATAAGTTGATGGAAGGCCTTAAGGTGAAGTTAGAAACTGCTTACAAGGCTTCAGGAGGAAGAAAAGTTAATATAATTTCACACTCGATGGGTGGATTGCTTGTCTCATGCTTCCTCTCTCTCCACAACGAT GTATTTGCAAAGTATGTGAACAAGTGGATTTGTATTGCATGTCCTTTTCAAG GTGCACCGGGATGCATCAATGACTCTCTTTTAACTGGACTACAGTTTGTTGAGGGTCTTGAAAGCTTCTTTTTTGTATCAAGGTGGACAATGCACCAGCTG CTGATTGAGTGTCCATCCATCTATGAGATGTTGGCAAATCCTGATTTTAATTGGAAAAGGCAACCATTAATTCATGTTTGGCGAAAGCAATCAAAGGACGATGAAACATCGGTTGAATTGGAATCCTTTGACCCTGTTGAGAGTATAAATTTGTTTGAAGATGCTTTGAGGAAGAATGAG CTAGACTTTGATGGTAAAAAAATAGCTCTACCTTTCAACTATGCTATTCTCAAATGGGCCTCCAATACTCGCCAAGTTCTTAACAATGCTAAACTACCTGATGGGGTCAGCTTCTATAGCATCTATGGGACATCATTTGAAACACCTTTTGATGTTTG CTACGGTTCAAAGACATCTCCAATAGAGGACTTGTCTGAAATATGCCATACACTG CCAGAGTATTCCTTTGTCAACGGAGATGGAACTGTTCCTGCTGAATCGGCAATG GCAGATGGATTTGAAGCAGTCCAAAGGGTGGGGATACCTGCCACGCATCGGCAAGTGTTGCAGGATGAGTCTGTTTTCAAACTCATCCAAAAATGGTTGGAGCTCGACCAAAAGGTGGTAAACAAGCATTCTAAAACATCCAGAGTTGCTGATGCTTCTTCTTCAAATATATAA
- the LOC133034299 gene encoding uncharacterized protein LOC133034299 — MEDKSIWKLQHTPRNVTPRSVVDTFVPETDLGVGLNEQLGTNIDDERVDIEFDQSDEFDAPFYNNDPVVDLGVDDDVATDVPPLRMELTPSNQVEQQRRHPRSENRETLGTSSSRPGPSNSTPVSEFEVSTKFKPLMWTREDIEENNVYTTSLSSTPSGEIYLGKLYKNKEELKNVVGWYALKNNFEWMVSKSGTDVFYVTCKDENCKWRLRGKKKALCDMFEVTVFHNEHTCNLDSRHSDHRQAAPWVIGHIIKNKYTSDGSNYKAKDIQRDMFGEYGIKMSYEKAWRCKEKAVMYKRGTPAESYTKLYGYFYMLEQKNPSTITDIVSEDNRFKYCFWSLDACRKGFKFCRPVISIDGTFLKTKYGGTLLVAIAYDANNQLFPVAFVIVDSENHDSWKYFLRKLKEAIGEVENLMFISDRHQSIEHVVEVVFPEACHCACFKHITMNVVHKFKTDVCNQQIWLVAYAWNKTKCDRHFEVLKQMHPAIATYVEQIGFEKWAHPYCPGDRYNIMTSNATESFNKVTEEFRKYPVTILVDFIRFTLQNWFASRLEKASKCATPLSTTFENDLKDQHKDGMFRSVLRNGAQLFNVGTSPQGEKGGDVNLVERTCTCGLFQMLKIPCSHACGAAVSQNVSVYTLCSPYYTKETWKKNYDATINIVGEEDEWVLPKHIKNIRIGVPVEKKPVGRPRKSNAGRRPTKRRPSNGQVVVEPHHCLLCHGAGHNRATCKARV, encoded by the exons ATGGAAGATAAGAGTATATGGAAGCTTCAG CATACTCCCCGAAATGTAACCCCTAGAAGTGTTGTTGATACCTTTGTCCCAGAAACTGATCTGGGGGTTGGTTTGAATGAGCAACTTGGCACTAATATAGATGATGAGAGAGTGGATATCGAATTCGATCAATCAGATGAGTTCGATGCTCCCTTTTACAATAATGATCCTGTGGTTGATTTGGGCGTGGATGATGATGTGGCTACAGATGTACCTCCCCTGAGGATGGAACTAACTCCAAGCAACCAAGTAGAGCAACAAAGAAGACACCCCCGTAGTGAGAATCGCGAAACACTAGGAACTAGTAGCAGTCGGCCAGGTCCATCTAATAGTACTCCTGTATCTGAATTCGAAGTTTCTACTAAATTCAAACCTCTTATGTGGACAAGGGAAGACATAGAGGAAAATAATGTGTATACAACATCTCTTAGTAGTACGCCTTCAGGGGAGATATATCTTGGCAAGTTGTACAAAAACAAGGAAGAATTGAAGAATGTAGTGGGATGGTAtgcactaaaaaataattttgagtggATGGTAAGTAAGTCTGGCACTGATGTGTTTTACGTTACTTGTAAGGATGaaaattgtaaatggagattaaGGGGGAAGAAGAAGGCACTTTGTGACATGTTTGAGGTTACTGTGTTTCACaacgaacacacatgtaacttggATTCTAGACATTCTGATCACCGGCAAGCAGCACCGTGGGTTATTGGTCACattattaagaacaagtacacaTCAGATGGATCTAACTACAAGGCaaaagacatacagagggatATGTTTGGTGAATATGGCATCAAGATGAGTtatgagaaagcttggagatGCAAAGAGAAGGCAGTTATGTACAAGAGGGGTACTCCAGCAGAATCTTATACGAAGTTATATGGTTACTTCTAcatgctggaacagaagaatccGAGTACTATTACTGACATTGTCAGTGAGGATAACCGATTCAAGTACTGTTTCTGGTCACTCGATGCTTGTAGGAAGGGATTTAAGTTTTGTCGTCCTGTGATTAGTATTGACGGAACattcttgaagacgaagtatGGAGGAACACTGTTAGTTGCTATTGCGTACGATGCAAACAACCAATTGTTTCCGGTAGCCTTTGTAATTGTTGACAGTGAAAATCATGACTCTTGGAAGTATTTCTTGCGGAAGTTAAAGGAAGCCATTGGTGAGGTTGAAAATCTTATGTTCATATCAGATAGAcatcaaagcattgaacatGTTGTTGAGGTTGTTTTCCCAGAAGCATGCCACTGTGCATGCTTCAAGCATATTACTATGAATGTCGTTCACAAGTTTAAGACTGATGTATGCAACCAGCAAATATGGCTTGTAGCTTACGCATGGAACAAGACGAAATGTGATAGACATTTTGAGGTGCTGAAACAGATGCACCCTGCCATTGCTACATACGTCGAGCAAATAGGGTTTGAAAAGTGGGCTCATCCTTATTGTCCAGGCGATCGGTACAACATAATGACAAGCAACGCTACCGAAAGCTTCAACAAGGTAACAGAAGAATTCAGAAAATATCCAGTAACTATTTTGGTTGACTTCATCAGGTTCACACTTCAAAATTGGTTTGCTTCTCGTCTCGAAAAGGCTAGTAAGTGCGCTACTCCTTTGTCTACTACTTTTGAAAATGATTTAAAGGATCAACACAAAGATGGTATGTTCAGGAGTGTCCTTCGTAATGGTGCCCAATTGTTCAACGTCGGTACGAGTCCTCAAGGTGAGAAAGGTGGTGATGTGAACTTAGTGGAGAGAACATGCACTTGCGGACTTTTCCAAATGCTCAAAATCCCTTGTTCGCATGCATGTGGCGCAGCAGTTAGTCAAAATGTGAGCGTGTACACACTTTGCTCTCCATATTACACAAAAGAAACGTGGAAGAAGAACTACGATGCCACAATTAATATTGTTGGTGAGGAGGATGAATGGGTATTACCGAAACACATCAAGAACATAAGAATCGGGGTACCAGTGGAGAAAAAACCAGTAGGTCGGCCTAGGAAGAGCAATGCAGGTAGAAGACCGACGAAGCGTCGACCGTCTAATGGTCAGGTGGTAGTGGAACCTCATCACTGTTTGCTATGTCACGGTGCAGGGCACAACAGAGCTACATGCAAAGCTCGAGTTTGA
- the LOC115720792 gene encoding phospholipase A(1) LCAT3 isoform X2 yields MYSFELLEGYTESLDKDTQLLVPEDDYGLYAIDILDPSPVIKCLHVTDVYYFHNMIEMLIKFGYKKGTTLFGYGYDFRQSNRIDKLMEGLKVKLETAYKASGGRKVNIISHSMGGLLVSCFLSLHNDVFAKYVNKWICIACPFQGAPGCINDSLLTGLQFVEGLESFFFVSRWTMHQLLIECPSIYEMLANPDFNWKRQPLIHVWRKQSKDDETSVELESFDPVESINLFEDALRKNELDFDGKKIALPFNYAILKWASNTRQVLNNAKLPDGVSFYSIYGTSFETPFDVCYGSKTSPIEDLSEICHTLPEYSFVNGDGTVPAESAMADGFEAVQRVGIPATHRQVLQDESVFKLIQKWLELDQKVVNKHSKTSRVADASSSNI; encoded by the exons ATGTATTCTTTTGAATTGTTAGAAG GTTATACTGAATCATTAGATAAAGATACCCAACTGCTGGTACCTGAAGATGACTATGGCCTATATGCAATTGACATTCTAGATCCATCTCCG gTTATAAAATGCTTACATGTCACAGATGTCTACTATTTTCATAATATGATTGAAATGCTTATAAAATTTGGGTACAAGAAGGGAACCACGTTGTTTGGATATGGTTATGATTTCAGACAAAGCAATCG AATTGATAAGTTGATGGAAGGCCTTAAGGTGAAGTTAGAAACTGCTTACAAGGCTTCAGGAGGAAGAAAAGTTAATATAATTTCACACTCGATGGGTGGATTGCTTGTCTCATGCTTCCTCTCTCTCCACAACGAT GTATTTGCAAAGTATGTGAACAAGTGGATTTGTATTGCATGTCCTTTTCAAG GTGCACCGGGATGCATCAATGACTCTCTTTTAACTGGACTACAGTTTGTTGAGGGTCTTGAAAGCTTCTTTTTTGTATCAAGGTGGACAATGCACCAGCTG CTGATTGAGTGTCCATCCATCTATGAGATGTTGGCAAATCCTGATTTTAATTGGAAAAGGCAACCATTAATTCATGTTTGGCGAAAGCAATCAAAGGACGATGAAACATCGGTTGAATTGGAATCCTTTGACCCTGTTGAGAGTATAAATTTGTTTGAAGATGCTTTGAGGAAGAATGAG CTAGACTTTGATGGTAAAAAAATAGCTCTACCTTTCAACTATGCTATTCTCAAATGGGCCTCCAATACTCGCCAAGTTCTTAACAATGCTAAACTACCTGATGGGGTCAGCTTCTATAGCATCTATGGGACATCATTTGAAACACCTTTTGATGTTTG CTACGGTTCAAAGACATCTCCAATAGAGGACTTGTCTGAAATATGCCATACACTG CCAGAGTATTCCTTTGTCAACGGAGATGGAACTGTTCCTGCTGAATCGGCAATG GCAGATGGATTTGAAGCAGTCCAAAGGGTGGGGATACCTGCCACGCATCGGCAAGTGTTGCAGGATGAGTCTGTTTTCAAACTCATCCAAAAATGGTTGGAGCTCGACCAAAAGGTGGTAAACAAGCATTCTAAAACATCCAGAGTTGCTGATGCTTCTTCTTCAAATATATAA